Proteins found in one Paralichthys olivaceus isolate ysfri-2021 chromosome 19, ASM2471397v2, whole genome shotgun sequence genomic segment:
- the batf3 gene encoding basic leucine zipper transcriptional factor ATF-like 3, translating to MSESKNEHLWEKSEGSEDDGRRMKRREKNRVAAQKSRKRQTQRADLLHEACELLEQRNQKLRTEVDSLSEEQRLLTETLTTHESQCPIMHCPFSSSGLLPDNMAACSV from the exons ATGTCAGAGAGCAAGAACGAGCACCTGTGGGAGAAGAGTGAG ggttcAGAGGACGACggcaggaggatgaagaggagagagaaaaacagagttgCAGCTCAGAAGAGCCgcaagagacaaacacagagagccGACCTGCtgcatgag GCCTGTGAGCTCCTGGAGCAGAGGAACCAGAAGCTGAGGACAGAG GTGGATTCTCTGTCCGAGGAGCAGCGACTCCTGACTGAAACTCTCACAACCCACGAGAGTCAGtgtcccatcatgcactgccCCTTCTCCTCGTCCGGCCTGCTGCCTGACAACATGGCCGCCTGTTCAGTTTGA
- the nsl1 gene encoding kinetochore-associated protein NSL1 homolog, whose product MEAAEGEELRVPVTAKTQVTEQVNKYKDILKTALTGQTNVPEETRRVLLQELLMNFEAAVQDNVLVNGKPWEEAPDAEEDESADLESLLDDTIVETTRRRRTYPRQILPHVVHSLKAERKLMGLYEPAVKPQEVARDPDQENIMTDLSAAAPEMVKQAIQVIKSISTLQKQAEGLREVLNMKPSHTTLEIHREVFSCNGQSDAPMPGTAARNRLPIKRAVDEAAASECYVPLSKKLGHPVEEGEPERRLVQ is encoded by the exons ATGGAGGCGGCGGAGGGAGAGGAGCTCAGAGTCCCGGTGACGGCGAAGACACAAGTGACGGAGCAGgtgaataaatataaagacattttaaaaactgcgCTGACCGGACAGACGAACGTTCCCGAGGAGACGAGGCGGGTtctcctgcaggagctgctgatg aactTCGAAGCTGCTGTTCAGGACAACGTGTTGGTGAATGGAAAACCTTGGGAGGAGGCACCTGATGCTGAGG AGGATGAGTCGGCTGATCTGGAAAGCCTCCTGGATGACACCATTGTTGAGACCACCAGGAGGCGCCGTACTTACCCCAGACAGATCCTGCCGCATGTGGTCCATTCCCTCAAGGCTGAGCGTAAACTCATG GGGCTTTATGAACCAGCAGTCAAACCTCAAGAGGTGGCCAGAGACCCTGATCAAG AGAACATCATGACTGATttgtctgcagctgctcctgaGATGGTGAAACAGGCCATCCAGGTTATAAAG TCGATCAGCACTCTGCAGAAACAAGCCGAAGGCCTCCGAGAGGTCCTCAACATGAAGCCGAGTCACACCACCCTGGAGATCCATAGAgaagtgttcagctgcaacggCCAATCTGACGCTCCGATGCCGGGCACGGCTGCGAGGAACAGGCTGCCGATCAAGCGAGCCGTAGATGAAGCGGCGGCCTCAGAATGCTACGTGCCTCTCTCCAAGAAACTAGGTCACCCTGTGGAAGAGGGTGAACCAGAGCGACGCTTGGTGCAATGA